From Daphnia pulicaria isolate SC F1-1A chromosome 11, SC_F0-13Bv2, whole genome shotgun sequence, the proteins below share one genomic window:
- the LOC124315098 gene encoding protocadherin Fat 4-like isoform X1, whose translation MVLHPKVVSGFLYFLFISSAVAQWQNPWIGLPPPTSAAFGHVNVSVAANQLDVEENVPGNTTLAILYYTQVNESYDPVLLNGCGTVLRMGTPKNGMVDIISMKEFDYESGDNNSYSCTFYISKPSPAVKSLNFNIMDMNDNRPFFSKYPPSALNFSENSNGLVYDFDATDGDRGDVSNLIYSYVTLGGDGSNFTMDPQNGQFSVTKKLDYEAGQFYLFNMIVTDKGGLNGSIQVALNVIDEKDSAPVWKLEVPFKNILEEEEVDKIVFYVQAQDGDVSVNDAIDYSLVDPRGSFSINPTTGGVKIAKLIDRDVEDFDSYFDLSITATCRNFPTFKSVTNSTVFIDDINDNAPIFDKTVYDFASVDEDFVGRLSQMDILVSDPDLKDSGSYVMSIEGSSEIKSHLELSPNTGRNNGTFSLRITSSGLLDYEDSNKRNVTFTVVAKESSGNRFSTSVVNLYSNDINDNSPIFTQSEFTANILENITVGSLVTTVKATDADISPGFGQSSIRYSIVESFDAGRYFDINDTTGEIRTTSNIDRESTSSMLSYTVQAIDKNGDYDGRRANASLVINIQDLNDDPPAFSPPGTVTFSVIENAGTAFELTTVTASDKDDSPNLLFSINWDNSKFFKNRALISSPDPEWKKSFVLVLKSRAWTKEFSRIVTSVTASLQVGDSSLPPGNCNDCKNTPLDREKFDSVDLCLTITDSKTADNRNKDELYVVVNIEDVNDNDPVFDVLDKEFFIVEGNATVIGTVFGFVRAIDVDVNNTITYSLSSCDDVAIDKNGQLTTTGLIDRETNDVILCQVMATDSGTPTRSSNTNIKINVIDVNDNEPVLTVTPSQVTIPECSTHSSTKDGTIVSKLTATDADTGAYGNVSFLLSQQNSEGVDEFAIDLHTGVMTVRNCELLDFDNKKTSYSIVVEARDNYRVGITLGSLSTFQRVNITLTDVNDNAPTLSCLGELNGCCGSPLENLTMNEGGGLVASIQGRDNDTTGPNTRLTFTLHGQTRVGGNQPDKCKDLFRLETVDNSIGKVFLDVPEMLDCTGSYDITVQACDEGDSIEGIQCSMNTTYRICVLDVNNNIPQFVFPDSNNTVFEVQENSTVDLPLLYNGTNSLKFKASDIDDGDNGIVVYTWSNDSINDVFGLDKDSGQVTLNSELNRDVQSYYNLVLIATDKGVPSPLSNQMNLRINVRSINKQKPYFQSNAQSLSFTENQMENKTFQSAIDQDNINLYPGESPYDVCYYVVCGNNEYFDVPDKTTNKLETKKTLDRENPPTIPYVVIYTTNECTNRPVVGSCSEIDFSVGQYLNVTVNIVDVNDCDPEFSGSLSGGITQGDSSGKRVFPMTITDPDENDAVTCKIEDEFTVSQSSVGLADVNKPPFRIDQDQWITLLFTVQTDMKGYFTLNVTCEDKVKHSSRKAIKIYVVTQENKVDIVFDNTQKEVEAGRSEIESIFTTTLGFKCNVEKVIGYDAGTAQTGNNSYNSALSHFIDETKAEAEPVLANVIIAMKDEHQNELIALCLGVGLNLVSIGPLPTETNTSEAIFKILFIVACVALVIAFILLGILSFNRSELKRRLEGLLARPSFGSQGSSLDDAGIVPNQHHKGTSNPILSLELSSNSNHDNSFDNQSQSSGDSILIGVENNPDFNLDKKGANGKVNNGYVQESFPFQNVSRRNPLANDSPPEPHHPPPPLPKQSVKRPAPPVPVLNISDQQSDDYNSDSGDDSMTAI comes from the exons ATGGTTCTACATCCGAAAGTGGTCAGCGGGTTTCTgtattttctcttcatttcttCAGCGG TTGCGCAATGGCAAAATCCTTGGATCGGTTTACCTCCGCCCACTAGCGCGGCATTTGGGCACGTAAATGTTTCCGTTGCAGCCAATCAGTTGGACGTCGAAGAAAATGTGCCAGGGAACACGACTCTGGCCATTCTCTACTACACCCAag TCAATGAATCTTACGATCCGGTATTGCTCAATGGTTGCGGAACTGTTCTGCGAATGGGTACCCCAAAGAACGGGATGGTGGACATCATCTCGATGAAAGAGTTTGATTACGAAAGTGGCGATAATAACTCGTACTCGTGCACTTTCTATATTTCGAAACCTTCGCCTGCAGTCAAATCACTTAATTTTAACATTATGGACATGAACGACAATAGGCCGTTCTTTTCCAAGTATCCCCCTTCAGCGCTGAATTTCTCAGAG AATAGCAATGGACTTGTTTATGATTTTGATGCGACCGATGGCGATAGAGGAGATGTTTCCAATTTAATTTACAGTTATGTG acTCTTGGTGGTGATGGATCTAATTTCACCATGGATCCTCAAAACGGACAATTTAGTGTCACCAAAAAACTAGATTATGAAGCGGGACAGTTTTACTTGTTCAATATGATCGTGAcg GACAAAGGTGGTTTGAATGGATCAATTCAAGTTGCTCTCAACGTGATTGATGAAAAAGATTCGGCGCCCGTGTGGAAACTGGAAGTGCCCTTCAAAAACattctggaagaagaagaagtt GATAAGATCGTGTTTTATGTTCAAGCTCAAGACGGAGACGTTTCGGTGAACGACGCAATTGATTACTCATTAGTGG ATCCTAGAGGCAGTTTCTCGATTAATCCAACGACCGGTGGAGTGAAAATAGCCAAATTGATTGACCGTGACGTCGAAGACTTTGACTCCTACTTTGATCTAAGCATTACAGCCACTTGCCGGAATTTCCCGACATTTAAGAGCGTGACTAACTCAACCGTCTTCATCGACGACATCAACGACAATGCGCCAATCTTCGACAAAACCGTCTACGACTTTGCTAGCGTCGATGAAGATTTCGTGGGTCGGCTGTCACAAATGGACATCCTAGTCTCTGATCCTGATCTG AAAGACTCTGGCTCTTATGTCATGTCGATCGAAGGTTCGTCAGAGATTAAATCACACCTCGAATTGAGTCCTAACACCGGCCGCAATAATGGAACCTTTTCCCTAAGGATAACATCTTCTGGTTTGTTAGATTACGAGGATAGCAATAAACGAAACGTCACCTTCACG gtTGTAGCGAAGGAATCGTCTGGCAATCGGTTCAGCACTTCTGTCGTCAACTTGTACTCCAACGACATAAACGATAACAGTCCCATCTTCACTCAATCTGAATTTACGGCTAATATCTTAGAGAATATAACGGTAGGCAGCTTGGTGACAACGGTAAAGGCAACCGACGCCGACATCAGCCCAGGTTTCGGTCAGTCCAGCATAAG GTATTCTATTGTGGAGAGTTTCGACGCAGGTCGTTATTTCGACATTAATGACACGACTGGTGAAATTCGCACGACGAGCAACATTGATCGGGAATCTACGTCGTCCATGTTAAGCTACACTGTCCAGGCTATCgacaaaa ATGGTGATTACGACGGACGGAGGGCAAATGCTAGTTTGGTAATCAACATTCAAGATCTTAACGATGATCCTCCCGCATTCTCGCCG cCTGGCACGGTCACGTTCAGCGTGATTGAAAATGCCGGCACTGCGTTTGAATTGACTACAGTTACGGCTTCTGATAAGGACGACAGCCCTAATTTATTATTCTCCATCAACTGGGACAATTCgaaattcttcaaaaatcGTGCACTGATCAGTAGTCCCGATCCCGAATGGAAGAAATCGTTTGTGTTGGTGTTGAAGAGTCGAGCTTGGACCAAAGAGTTTTCGAGAATCGTTACTTCAGTGACGGCCAGTCTTCAAGTTGGCGATTCATCGCTTCCACCGGGCAACTGCAACGATTGCAAGAATACGCCACTCGACCGTGAGAAATTCGACTCTGTAGATCTTTGCCTCACGATTACGGACAGCAAAACGGCCGACAACCGCAACAAAGACGAAC TTTATGTCGTGGTGAATATTGAAGACGTGAACGATAACGATCCCGTCTTTGATGTGTTGGACAAAGAGTTTTTCATCGTGGAAGGAAACGCCACGGTCATTGGAACAGTTTTCGGATTTGTCCGGGCCATAGACGTCGACGTCAACAATACCATCACTTATTCACTCAG TTCGTGTGATGACGTGGCCATCGATAAAAACGGACAGTTGACCACGACGGGGCTAATCGACCGAGAAACAAATGACGTGATTTTATGCCAAGTGATGGCAACTGACAGTGGAACGCCAACTCGGTCGTCCAACACAAAT ATCAAAATCAACGTCATCGATGTCAATGATAACGAGCCAGTGTTGACGGTGACGCCCAGCCAAGTGACGATACCCGAATGCAGTACTCATTCATCAACCAAAGATGGCACGATTGTTTCCAAGTTGACAGCTACCGACGCCGACACAG GAGCTTACGGGAATGTGAGTTTCCTTCTGTCACAGCAAAATTCTGAAGGAGTCGACGAGTTTGCCATTGATTTGCACACTGGCGTGATGACGGTGAGGAATTGCGAGTTGCTCGATTTCGATAATAAGAAAACTAGCTACAGCATCGTGGTTGAAGCCCGTGATAATTACCGCGTAGGAATTACCC TCGGCAGTCTGTCCACTTTCCAACGAGTCAACATCAC GTTGACGGATGTTAACGACAACGCACCGACACTTTCATGTCTAGGCGAACTTAACGGATGTTGTGGATCACCATTGGAAAATTTGACTATG AACGAAGGTGGTGGCTTGGTGGCTTCGATTCAAGGTAGAGACAACGACACCACCGGTCCAAATACACGGTTGACGTTCACTCTGCACGGACAAACTCGGGTGGGTGGTAACCAGCCCGATAAATGCAAGGACCTCTTCCGCTTGGAAACAGTCGACAATTCCATCGGAAAAGTTTTCCTCGACGTCCCAGAAATGCTCGATTGTACCGGCAGTTATGACATAACCGTTCAG GCTTGCGATGAGGGGGATAGCATTGAAGGTATTCAGTGTTCCATGAACACGACGTATCGTATCTGCGTCTTGGATGTCAACAACAATATCCCCCAATTCGTGTTTCCCGATAGCAACAACACGGTTTTTGAAGTGCAGGAGAATTCGACCGTGGATCTGCCTTTACTATACAACGGAACTAATTCACTCAAGTTTAAAGCCTCCGATATCGATGATGGAGATAATGGGATAGTCGTCTACACCTGGAGCA ATGACAGCATCAACGATGTTTTTGGGTTAGACAAGGACTCGGGTCAAGTTACTTTAAATAGCGAGTTGAACCGTGACGTTCAAAGTTATTACAAC cTGGTCTTGATAGCCACAGACAAGGGTGTGCCCAGCCCTCTTAGCAACCAAATGAATTTGAGAATCAACGTGCGATCGATTAACAAACAAAAGCCTTATTTCCAGTCGAACGCCCAGTCATTAAGCTTCACGG AAAACCAGATGGAAAACAAGACGTTTCAAAGCGCAATAGATCAAGATAATATTAATCTTTACCCTGGAGAAAGTCCCTATGACGTTTGCTACTATGTCGTTT GTGGGAATAATGAATACTTTGATGTTCCCGACAAAACTACCAACAAACTTGAAACTAAAAAGACGCTGGATCGTGAAAATCCTCCAACCATTCCTTACGTCGTTATCTATACTACTAACGAATGCACCAACAGACCTGTGGTTGGATCCTGTTCGGAAATTGACTTTAGTGTTGGACAATACCTCAACGTTACCGTCAAC ATCGTGGATGTGAACGACTGTGACCCGGAATTTTCCGGTTCCTTGTCCGGTGGAATTACTCAGGGTGATTCATCGGGTAAAAGAGTATTTCCAATGACG ATAACTGATCCAGATGAAAACGATGCTGTCACCTGTAAGATTGAAGATGAGTTTACCGTTAGTCAGTCGTCAGTGGGGCTAGCAGACGTGAACAAACCACCATTCCGGATTGATCAAGATCAATGGATCACCTTGTTATTCACCGTCCAGACCGACATGAAAGGCTATTTCACATTGAACGTCACCTGTGAAGACAAAg TGAAGCATTCGAGCCGTAAGGCCATCAAGATTTATGTCGTCACTCAAGAGAATAAAGTTGACATTGTTTTTGACAACACTCAGAAAGAAGTTGAAGCCGGGAGATCAGAG ATTGAATCCATTTTTACGACAACGCTCGGCTTCAAATGTAACGTCGAAAAAGTAATAGGATACGATGCTGGAACAGCGCAGACGGGCAACAATTCTTACAACTCTGCTCTGAGCCACTTTATCGACGAGACAAAAGCAGAGGCGGAACCTGTCCTTGCCAACGTGATTATTGC AATGAAAGATGAGCATCAGAATGAGCTTATAGCTCTTTGCCTAGGCGTAGGATTAAATCTGGTATCCATCGGACCACTTCCGACGGAGACCAACACTTCGGAAGCCATTTTCAAGATCCTTTTCATTGTCGCTTGCGTAGCCCTGGTTATCGCCTTTATTCTCCTCGGCATTCTATCTTTCAACAGATCAGA GCTCAAACGTCGACTGGAGGGTCTCCTTGCTCGCCCGTCCTTTGGCTCGCAAGGATCTAGTCTGGACGATGCTGGAATTGTACCTAATCAACATCACAAAGGCACGTCTAATCCGATTTTAAGTCTGGAACTCTCGTCCAACTCGAATCACGACAACAGCTTTGACAACCAGAG TCAGAGTAGTGGTGATTCAATCCTCATTGGAGTGGAAAACAACCCGGATTTCAACTTGGATAAAAAGGGAGCCAACGGCAAAGTGAATAACGGATACGTTCAAGAGTCTTTCCCGTTCCAGAACGTTTCTCGCCGCAATCCTTTGGCGAACGATTCTCCGCCGGAACCTCACCACCCACCTCCACCGCTTCCGAAACAATCCGTCAAACGGCCGGCACCTCCAGTTCCCGTTTTGAATATTAGCGACCAACAGTCAGATGATTACAATTCCGATTCTGGAGACGACTCGATGACGGCGATATAA
- the LOC124315098 gene encoding protocadherin Fat 4-like isoform X2, protein MGTPKNGMVDIISMKEFDYESGDNNSYSCTFYISKPSPAVKSLNFNIMDMNDNRPFFSKYPPSALNFSENSNGLVYDFDATDGDRGDVSNLIYSYVTLGGDGSNFTMDPQNGQFSVTKKLDYEAGQFYLFNMIVTDKGGLNGSIQVALNVIDEKDSAPVWKLEVPFKNILEEEEVDKIVFYVQAQDGDVSVNDAIDYSLVDPRGSFSINPTTGGVKIAKLIDRDVEDFDSYFDLSITATCRNFPTFKSVTNSTVFIDDINDNAPIFDKTVYDFASVDEDFVGRLSQMDILVSDPDLKDSGSYVMSIEGSSEIKSHLELSPNTGRNNGTFSLRITSSGLLDYEDSNKRNVTFTVVAKESSGNRFSTSVVNLYSNDINDNSPIFTQSEFTANILENITVGSLVTTVKATDADISPGFGQSSIRYSIVESFDAGRYFDINDTTGEIRTTSNIDRESTSSMLSYTVQAIDKNGDYDGRRANASLVINIQDLNDDPPAFSPPGTVTFSVIENAGTAFELTTVTASDKDDSPNLLFSINWDNSKFFKNRALISSPDPEWKKSFVLVLKSRAWTKEFSRIVTSVTASLQVGDSSLPPGNCNDCKNTPLDREKFDSVDLCLTITDSKTADNRNKDELYVVVNIEDVNDNDPVFDVLDKEFFIVEGNATVIGTVFGFVRAIDVDVNNTITYSLSSCDDVAIDKNGQLTTTGLIDRETNDVILCQVMATDSGTPTRSSNTNIKINVIDVNDNEPVLTVTPSQVTIPECSTHSSTKDGTIVSKLTATDADTGAYGNVSFLLSQQNSEGVDEFAIDLHTGVMTVRNCELLDFDNKKTSYSIVVEARDNYRVGITLGSLSTFQRVNITLTDVNDNAPTLSCLGELNGCCGSPLENLTMNEGGGLVASIQGRDNDTTGPNTRLTFTLHGQTRVGGNQPDKCKDLFRLETVDNSIGKVFLDVPEMLDCTGSYDITVQACDEGDSIEGIQCSMNTTYRICVLDVNNNIPQFVFPDSNNTVFEVQENSTVDLPLLYNGTNSLKFKASDIDDGDNGIVVYTWSNDSINDVFGLDKDSGQVTLNSELNRDVQSYYNLVLIATDKGVPSPLSNQMNLRINVRSINKQKPYFQSNAQSLSFTENQMENKTFQSAIDQDNINLYPGESPYDVCYYVVCGNNEYFDVPDKTTNKLETKKTLDRENPPTIPYVVIYTTNECTNRPVVGSCSEIDFSVGQYLNVTVNIVDVNDCDPEFSGSLSGGITQGDSSGKRVFPMTITDPDENDAVTCKIEDEFTVSQSSVGLADVNKPPFRIDQDQWITLLFTVQTDMKGYFTLNVTCEDKVKHSSRKAIKIYVVTQENKVDIVFDNTQKEVEAGRSEIESIFTTTLGFKCNVEKVIGYDAGTAQTGNNSYNSALSHFIDETKAEAEPVLANVIIAMKDEHQNELIALCLGVGLNLVSIGPLPTETNTSEAIFKILFIVACVALVIAFILLGILSFNRSELKRRLEGLLARPSFGSQGSSLDDAGIVPNQHHKGTSNPILSLELSSNSNHDNSFDNQSQSSGDSILIGVENNPDFNLDKKGANGKVNNGYVQESFPFQNVSRRNPLANDSPPEPHHPPPPLPKQSVKRPAPPVPVLNISDQQSDDYNSDSGDDSMTAI, encoded by the exons ATGGGTACCCCAAAGAACGGGATGGTGGACATCATCTCGATGAAAGAGTTTGATTACGAAAGTGGCGATAATAACTCGTACTCGTGCACTTTCTATATTTCGAAACCTTCGCCTGCAGTCAAATCACTTAATTTTAACATTATGGACATGAACGACAATAGGCCGTTCTTTTCCAAGTATCCCCCTTCAGCGCTGAATTTCTCAGAG AATAGCAATGGACTTGTTTATGATTTTGATGCGACCGATGGCGATAGAGGAGATGTTTCCAATTTAATTTACAGTTATGTG acTCTTGGTGGTGATGGATCTAATTTCACCATGGATCCTCAAAACGGACAATTTAGTGTCACCAAAAAACTAGATTATGAAGCGGGACAGTTTTACTTGTTCAATATGATCGTGAcg GACAAAGGTGGTTTGAATGGATCAATTCAAGTTGCTCTCAACGTGATTGATGAAAAAGATTCGGCGCCCGTGTGGAAACTGGAAGTGCCCTTCAAAAACattctggaagaagaagaagtt GATAAGATCGTGTTTTATGTTCAAGCTCAAGACGGAGACGTTTCGGTGAACGACGCAATTGATTACTCATTAGTGG ATCCTAGAGGCAGTTTCTCGATTAATCCAACGACCGGTGGAGTGAAAATAGCCAAATTGATTGACCGTGACGTCGAAGACTTTGACTCCTACTTTGATCTAAGCATTACAGCCACTTGCCGGAATTTCCCGACATTTAAGAGCGTGACTAACTCAACCGTCTTCATCGACGACATCAACGACAATGCGCCAATCTTCGACAAAACCGTCTACGACTTTGCTAGCGTCGATGAAGATTTCGTGGGTCGGCTGTCACAAATGGACATCCTAGTCTCTGATCCTGATCTG AAAGACTCTGGCTCTTATGTCATGTCGATCGAAGGTTCGTCAGAGATTAAATCACACCTCGAATTGAGTCCTAACACCGGCCGCAATAATGGAACCTTTTCCCTAAGGATAACATCTTCTGGTTTGTTAGATTACGAGGATAGCAATAAACGAAACGTCACCTTCACG gtTGTAGCGAAGGAATCGTCTGGCAATCGGTTCAGCACTTCTGTCGTCAACTTGTACTCCAACGACATAAACGATAACAGTCCCATCTTCACTCAATCTGAATTTACGGCTAATATCTTAGAGAATATAACGGTAGGCAGCTTGGTGACAACGGTAAAGGCAACCGACGCCGACATCAGCCCAGGTTTCGGTCAGTCCAGCATAAG GTATTCTATTGTGGAGAGTTTCGACGCAGGTCGTTATTTCGACATTAATGACACGACTGGTGAAATTCGCACGACGAGCAACATTGATCGGGAATCTACGTCGTCCATGTTAAGCTACACTGTCCAGGCTATCgacaaaa ATGGTGATTACGACGGACGGAGGGCAAATGCTAGTTTGGTAATCAACATTCAAGATCTTAACGATGATCCTCCCGCATTCTCGCCG cCTGGCACGGTCACGTTCAGCGTGATTGAAAATGCCGGCACTGCGTTTGAATTGACTACAGTTACGGCTTCTGATAAGGACGACAGCCCTAATTTATTATTCTCCATCAACTGGGACAATTCgaaattcttcaaaaatcGTGCACTGATCAGTAGTCCCGATCCCGAATGGAAGAAATCGTTTGTGTTGGTGTTGAAGAGTCGAGCTTGGACCAAAGAGTTTTCGAGAATCGTTACTTCAGTGACGGCCAGTCTTCAAGTTGGCGATTCATCGCTTCCACCGGGCAACTGCAACGATTGCAAGAATACGCCACTCGACCGTGAGAAATTCGACTCTGTAGATCTTTGCCTCACGATTACGGACAGCAAAACGGCCGACAACCGCAACAAAGACGAAC TTTATGTCGTGGTGAATATTGAAGACGTGAACGATAACGATCCCGTCTTTGATGTGTTGGACAAAGAGTTTTTCATCGTGGAAGGAAACGCCACGGTCATTGGAACAGTTTTCGGATTTGTCCGGGCCATAGACGTCGACGTCAACAATACCATCACTTATTCACTCAG TTCGTGTGATGACGTGGCCATCGATAAAAACGGACAGTTGACCACGACGGGGCTAATCGACCGAGAAACAAATGACGTGATTTTATGCCAAGTGATGGCAACTGACAGTGGAACGCCAACTCGGTCGTCCAACACAAAT ATCAAAATCAACGTCATCGATGTCAATGATAACGAGCCAGTGTTGACGGTGACGCCCAGCCAAGTGACGATACCCGAATGCAGTACTCATTCATCAACCAAAGATGGCACGATTGTTTCCAAGTTGACAGCTACCGACGCCGACACAG GAGCTTACGGGAATGTGAGTTTCCTTCTGTCACAGCAAAATTCTGAAGGAGTCGACGAGTTTGCCATTGATTTGCACACTGGCGTGATGACGGTGAGGAATTGCGAGTTGCTCGATTTCGATAATAAGAAAACTAGCTACAGCATCGTGGTTGAAGCCCGTGATAATTACCGCGTAGGAATTACCC TCGGCAGTCTGTCCACTTTCCAACGAGTCAACATCAC GTTGACGGATGTTAACGACAACGCACCGACACTTTCATGTCTAGGCGAACTTAACGGATGTTGTGGATCACCATTGGAAAATTTGACTATG AACGAAGGTGGTGGCTTGGTGGCTTCGATTCAAGGTAGAGACAACGACACCACCGGTCCAAATACACGGTTGACGTTCACTCTGCACGGACAAACTCGGGTGGGTGGTAACCAGCCCGATAAATGCAAGGACCTCTTCCGCTTGGAAACAGTCGACAATTCCATCGGAAAAGTTTTCCTCGACGTCCCAGAAATGCTCGATTGTACCGGCAGTTATGACATAACCGTTCAG GCTTGCGATGAGGGGGATAGCATTGAAGGTATTCAGTGTTCCATGAACACGACGTATCGTATCTGCGTCTTGGATGTCAACAACAATATCCCCCAATTCGTGTTTCCCGATAGCAACAACACGGTTTTTGAAGTGCAGGAGAATTCGACCGTGGATCTGCCTTTACTATACAACGGAACTAATTCACTCAAGTTTAAAGCCTCCGATATCGATGATGGAGATAATGGGATAGTCGTCTACACCTGGAGCA ATGACAGCATCAACGATGTTTTTGGGTTAGACAAGGACTCGGGTCAAGTTACTTTAAATAGCGAGTTGAACCGTGACGTTCAAAGTTATTACAAC cTGGTCTTGATAGCCACAGACAAGGGTGTGCCCAGCCCTCTTAGCAACCAAATGAATTTGAGAATCAACGTGCGATCGATTAACAAACAAAAGCCTTATTTCCAGTCGAACGCCCAGTCATTAAGCTTCACGG AAAACCAGATGGAAAACAAGACGTTTCAAAGCGCAATAGATCAAGATAATATTAATCTTTACCCTGGAGAAAGTCCCTATGACGTTTGCTACTATGTCGTTT GTGGGAATAATGAATACTTTGATGTTCCCGACAAAACTACCAACAAACTTGAAACTAAAAAGACGCTGGATCGTGAAAATCCTCCAACCATTCCTTACGTCGTTATCTATACTACTAACGAATGCACCAACAGACCTGTGGTTGGATCCTGTTCGGAAATTGACTTTAGTGTTGGACAATACCTCAACGTTACCGTCAAC ATCGTGGATGTGAACGACTGTGACCCGGAATTTTCCGGTTCCTTGTCCGGTGGAATTACTCAGGGTGATTCATCGGGTAAAAGAGTATTTCCAATGACG ATAACTGATCCAGATGAAAACGATGCTGTCACCTGTAAGATTGAAGATGAGTTTACCGTTAGTCAGTCGTCAGTGGGGCTAGCAGACGTGAACAAACCACCATTCCGGATTGATCAAGATCAATGGATCACCTTGTTATTCACCGTCCAGACCGACATGAAAGGCTATTTCACATTGAACGTCACCTGTGAAGACAAAg TGAAGCATTCGAGCCGTAAGGCCATCAAGATTTATGTCGTCACTCAAGAGAATAAAGTTGACATTGTTTTTGACAACACTCAGAAAGAAGTTGAAGCCGGGAGATCAGAG ATTGAATCCATTTTTACGACAACGCTCGGCTTCAAATGTAACGTCGAAAAAGTAATAGGATACGATGCTGGAACAGCGCAGACGGGCAACAATTCTTACAACTCTGCTCTGAGCCACTTTATCGACGAGACAAAAGCAGAGGCGGAACCTGTCCTTGCCAACGTGATTATTGC AATGAAAGATGAGCATCAGAATGAGCTTATAGCTCTTTGCCTAGGCGTAGGATTAAATCTGGTATCCATCGGACCACTTCCGACGGAGACCAACACTTCGGAAGCCATTTTCAAGATCCTTTTCATTGTCGCTTGCGTAGCCCTGGTTATCGCCTTTATTCTCCTCGGCATTCTATCTTTCAACAGATCAGA GCTCAAACGTCGACTGGAGGGTCTCCTTGCTCGCCCGTCCTTTGGCTCGCAAGGATCTAGTCTGGACGATGCTGGAATTGTACCTAATCAACATCACAAAGGCACGTCTAATCCGATTTTAAGTCTGGAACTCTCGTCCAACTCGAATCACGACAACAGCTTTGACAACCAGAG TCAGAGTAGTGGTGATTCAATCCTCATTGGAGTGGAAAACAACCCGGATTTCAACTTGGATAAAAAGGGAGCCAACGGCAAAGTGAATAACGGATACGTTCAAGAGTCTTTCCCGTTCCAGAACGTTTCTCGCCGCAATCCTTTGGCGAACGATTCTCCGCCGGAACCTCACCACCCACCTCCACCGCTTCCGAAACAATCCGTCAAACGGCCGGCACCTCCAGTTCCCGTTTTGAATATTAGCGACCAACAGTCAGATGATTACAATTCCGATTCTGGAGACGACTCGATGACGGCGATATAA